The Asterias amurensis chromosome 16, ASM3211899v1 genomic sequence GGAAACTTTCTTTCCTACAGAGGAGACGATGGATCAATGTGGACATCTTCAATCATGTTTCGAATCTTCTCTACTTTGTTCAAGAAGAACTCGCTGAACTTCTCTGCAAGTTCCTCCGGACAGTCATTCACATGAAGAACTCTTGAGTTACTGTTAAGGAGCGAGTTCACAGATGAAATGTCTTTTGGGGAAACACTCGGTAGTTTGTCAGTGCAGTATTGTTTCTTAGCAGCAGGGAGAAGCACATCGTTAACGTGTAATGTGGTAAACCATTCCATATCTTGTCTAGCTCGTAAGTTCGTTAGTGTCATCAGTTATATTGGAACAGTTTTATTATCGACCCTGTAGAAAAGACACATAGCTAACCGGTCCTCAGACTTGAAGATCTGCTACTGTGATTCCGGAAGATTGTTTTAATTGCATATCTACAATATCTCTCAAGATGGCTGGGGTAATTGGCTCTTTTTTTCCTATGGGCTTTGCAAGTGACCTTTTTAGACCCAGAGGCATCTGGGTAGGGTCATTAGCTCCAGCTATTCTGTGAGCCCATGATATAGCTGAGATGGCACTGATTATTGGAGCCGATGAACTACATGTTTGGCTGAGGTAGACTACAATGAAACGTGGTAGGGATCTGACTCGATGGGTTTCAGCCCATACTCGTAATGTAAATGTGATAACCCGACAGAGGGGGCGctattcttttttatttcattttgtttgaagaATGTCTAGAAATCAAACCAAGAAAAGACGCGCAAAGCTAGCGGGCGATACTGCGCGCTGCCCATGCATGGTAAAGACCACAGACAAAGAACCTAAAGACCAAAccgacgaaacaaaattggtagcgccctctgttgaaaactatcaactgcggtgtctttttgtgcacaatctaggcattgaagacaccGCAACAAgtggcgcgcggtgctcaacacttgcccgcccggtgcgcgtcggattggtctattgcTAGACTGTGAAATAATCCATGagatggtcttggaaccaagactagggcCCTTTccgaaacgacggcttcggctttggaatCAGCTctggctagcttggccccgcggttgatTTACAATATTGCGCGTCCTTTGCGTACGCGCTATGGGCATCAGACGAGAGTACGGAGCCTGAAGCAGAATCCGAAGCTGatgccgtggtttcgaaaaggggcTAGGGTCCCAGTGGCAAGACATCACGCGCCACAGAGTACTTATTGGACAATACAAGGAGTGGCACTTTACCCTGTCGGCCAGATAAAAAGGAGCAGCCTCCAAGCTTGACCGTCATTCACAACGTCATCCGCCTCTGCTCTGCACGGAACTCAACTCGGGTGTTTTTATCTCCAACCAGGTAAAACGAAAActcaaaatgttgtatcttGACTTGCTTTTTTACTGTGTGTTTCGTGTAATGACATGCTCCTTTATAGGCCTAATTGATTTTAACTAcattttagttaaataattgaatttttGATTCAGCAGAATTTTCAGAATTGTTTGGTTGTATGAGTGAATACGTACAGTTACATACAAATGTATTATCAGACAGATTGGAAaatgcactgaacacgtttggtaattattgccaaagaccagtctctcaacttggtgtgtcccaaaatttgggctcgattggtAATCGCAGTTGCAAGAAATTAATACAAgagaaaaacgcccttgtttcATAAATGAAAGTATTTGTGCTTTCGTTCAGATCCCGGAGAAAGTCTTTTTCAGATtcgtatatttttttattttagtgagaaaggCTCATTCTTAAAAACTGTCTTACcccagagggagtcgtttcccacattgtgttatactataaacaactcttttttagtttttaaaatgagAACCATTAATTTGagtggccagtgtctttgaCGACATACGTCTTTATAGGCAATAAGCTAAGAATTAATTTTTCATTACAGAGGTCAATCTCAGAGAGAGATAATGACAGTTTTTCGAGCAACACGCCGCCTGATTTGGGCTTTTGTAGCAGTTTTCTTGACTACTTCTGACGCTTGTCCGAGCTACCACCACCCACATTCCACAACTCAGGTGCCCTCCACTTCACCGGTGCCCGATACCCCGGAAAACACGTGAGTCATAACTTCTCCTGTGCTTTGCTAGGGGTCATAGTTCATTGGCCCTGGACCAAAGGCCAGGATACCCATCATATTAATtaaaaagacagtggacactattggtaattgtcaaagaacagtcttctcacttggtgtacctcaacatatgcataaaataacaaacctgtgaaagtttaagctcaattggtcgtcgaggttgcgggATAATACTgacagagaaaaaaacacccttgtcacacgaagttgtgtgctttcagatgcttgatttcgagagctcaaattctaattctgaggtctcgaaatcaaattcgtggaaaattacttctttctcaaaaagtactccacttcagagggagcggcttctcacaatgttttatactatcaacctctccccataactcgttaccaagtaaggttttatgctaataactattttgagtaattaccaacagtgtccactgcctttaaccaaaacaataacaaacctgtgaaaatttgtgctttaTTATTCTGGTCATCGACTtttcgtgtccagtgcctttatcgaagtgaatttatttttattgaaattaattttggcAGGAATTCTaaagattttgttttaccttttcttgttatcttcatttttttcagctgttgcttgggGTTGGTTGGCACACGAGATGAGCCGAGCGAGTTCAGCAACCTAGGATCAAGCCCCTCAGACAACCCGTCATCCACGGTGTGTTACTACTACAAAGCATCCAATTGTATGGTGTGTCAGGGTCCAAGGTACTCCAAATATTTGGCTTGTTTTGTATAGTTATTGACATGATCTAGAATCCCCTATACTTGGGCGAAGGAACAAAATCACAGACACTATTAAacaattacacactcaagccaAATGGACCATAACAAGATTGACATATGGAATTTAAGGCAATGCGGGGCGAGGTATCAAATAAAATTagatatttggtttgcgtttttttttccgcAAACCAATGATTTACCtacataatcatcatcatcatcatcattctcttgatccatcagaggggggggggggggggggagagagagGCGTAGAGCCGCCCAACCAATGCGCTCTGCTGCCGAGTGCCACAGCTGCCCAGCCCGGGACTCGAAGTCTGCTTCAAGTTGGTCGACCCAGGTGCTACGAGGTCGGCCTCTTGGCCTCTTCCAGGCTGGACAGGGGCGGGATCCTCCCCGTGATCTACGTAATGGGTGCATAATAGTGGGTCACAATAGCAAAATCACAGGCACCACTTTGAACAATGGCACCTACACTCAAGCGAAGTTGACCACGAAAAGATTGACACTTATAATATTTGTGCCAATCTGTTcatggtttaaagggaaggtacacgtttgttaCTTGTTAAGaataccagtgttctcacttggtgtatcccatcataaccataaaataacaagcctgtgaaaatttgggatcaatcggtcgtcgaagttgcgagaacatgatgaaagagaaaacaccctatttggacgaatttgtgtgctttcagataggaataataaaagacttctagcatagaagtctgttattatttgagtgagaaataacctctttctcaaaaactacattacttcagagggagtcgtttcccacaatgttttatactatcaacagctctccaatgctcgttaccaagtcagttttgaagttaatattttttttgagtaagtaacaaacgtgtaccttccctttaagaggggggggggggggtcatatCCATGCAATAGAGGACGTATTGCCCCAATTAATCCTGTCGCCCAGAAATTTCTGATACAAAATGCACGCAGAATTATTAGCCTGGTCCCCTGTCATTATCTGCAATGATGAAGACATGATACCATTGTTTCAGTTGATAAACTTGTAGTGACGTAAGGTTTCAATCTctgcgttttgattggtctATGCATGTGCttcgaagtgacgtagtttgtcAGCTACACTTCGTCCGCTGCTGCGATTGTGCGTGCACACATAATGGTGGGTGTAATGTTGTTTATCCATAATGTTTTATGTGTACACCTATGGGATTATTGCTATTAGTCCTTTGTCAAAGCCTTTGGAGAGCTGCGACCCAAAACGATCGGAATGGGAGAACACgactaaaaaaaagaaggaaaaaaggaagaaaaaggcCTTCGTTGCTTCGCCACTCGCGTGCGtggtctcccgttccagtcgcttgggatcgCGGCTCTCCAGTtgacgaaggccttgacaaaaggctagttGAAAGTAGGCCCTCACTCAAGTTGGGTTCGCCACTTAAGCGTGTGGTCTCCGGTACTAGTCGCTCCGCGGTTACACAATCCATGTCTCAGCTCCCTTAAGCCACGATGGCCGTGACGGAATGCTATGAGGCGCTGAAACCAAATGAAGCTTACGGGCTCGATCACCAACATCTTGGGCCAATACTAGCTTCGTCGTGGACGCTGGTTTACGACAGGGGTATAGATTACATTTAATAAAGCTCTTTTACATTATTTGTgtcctgtttttgtttcaatgtcATGTATCCAAGCCTTCAGGAGAAGAAATGCTGCACCCAGCCCTTACCTGTTGGTGACGTCACAAACATCATTGCGAACGAATATCTGATTCCTGTGTTTACAATCGGTAGTGGTGGGTACGAGTTACACCCATTGCAACTTGACGGGACCTACAGCTTGCCCGGCGAAAACGGGTACGTATAAAACATATCTGAATACCCACTTCTTatttaagcccttttcacacgagcgCTGATAACCAACGTCCTCGGTTTAATACGGGCGCCAACTGTTTGTGAAACATCTCAACACACGCCCGATCTGTGCGATTATAAACGCAgttgtggtttttatttgtAGTAGGTCCCGATCGCGGTTAGTTTGGTTTTAGTCGGGATAATTTGCTATTTCATTACTAGTGTGACTATAAATGGCCACCATACCTCAGCAATCATGATAGAAACAAGTAAATAATGTGGTTTACTGTGTTTTTTTGCACCGGTTGTTCCTAGGTTTGACTGGAGTATTAACACGGCTACATCTAGCAGTCAATTGGGGGTCACCGTTCTGAATGACAATTCCTGCTGGGATGACATGAGATCCGTGATTGATGAAGGTTCATTCCTCAATGATTTCTTTGAATTTCGAGGGTTTCTGTATGTGGTTGACTAGCAGTGTTGATGAGTCCATGACCTTCGTGACCAAGGCCGAGGTGGAGTCATCATGGGTCTGCAATGTCGAGGGGGAAGCCGGCCTCGAGACCTCTAACACCGTGGACTAGACCATTGAGTTCGTTCTAtaaaatacactggacactactggtaatgactcaaaatagttgttagtataaaaacttacttgttaacgagctgCTGACAGTATAAatcattgggagaaacggcttatcactctgaagtaacgtagttgagAATATCACCAAAGTATTAAACGACGTCATTAGCCAagcccttttttgtttactattctcttgcaactttgatgaccagttgaatGCAAActtagagatacaccaaggagAATAGTCTTTGTATTtgtattaccaaagatgtcagtgtcttaaaggcagtggacactactggtaattgtccaagactagccttcacagttggtgtatctcaacatatgcataaaataacaaacctgtgacaatttgagctcaatcggtcatcgaagttgcgagatattaatgaaagaaaaaaacacccttgtcacacgaagttgtgtgcgtttaggtggttgatttcgagacctcaagtgctaaatctgaggtctcgaaatcaaattcgtggaaaattacttctttttcggaaactaatggcacttcagagggtgccgtttctcactaagttttataccatctacctctccctattactcgtcaccaagaaaggttctatgctaacaattattttgagtaataaccaatagtgtccactgccttgagaAGCTATACATTTTGAATCACTCTTTAAACTAATGACAAATTAATGCAGCTTTCGATGTATAGTTtagcattttgagaattatttcactTGGAAGTAATGTGGTAGGCCTACTGTTTAAAGCCATCAAATTTATGCCCAAACATGTTAACCCAAGGAGCGTTTCTTAACAATGTAATTAGACCTTTGTTTTATAAGTCTGCCCTGCAAAGTATCATTACATACTGTTTTCTCATTGTTTTGGGGAATATGCGCACATATCGGCCGATTGTTTATaggcatctctatgaaattgggcacagtccTTGGACTGATGACGTCACATAATATTTGGAACCCTGCCCggttctttaaagacagtgtacactattggtaattgtcaaagagcagtcttctcacttggtgtatctcaacatatgcataaaataacaaacctgtgaaaatttgagctcgatcagTCGTCCGAGTTGCTGTGGCACTTAATCATCAGAATAAGAGATAAAACGTTTGCCCAAGACTTTCTAAAAGGGCAAACTTGTTCTTGGGAAGTTGGGCGGGAAACTCATTTACAGTCCCATTGGTTGGAAATGGcgaaaattaaaggcagtggacactattggtaattgtcaaagactagccttcacagtgtatctcaacatgtgcataaaataacaaacctgtgaaaaattgagctcaatcggtcatcaaagttgcgagataataatgaaagaagaaaacacccttgtcacacgaagttgtgtgcgttaagatggttgatttcgagacctcaaattctaaatctgaggtctcgaaatcaaattcgtggaaaattacttctttcttgaaaactatggcacttcagagggagccgtttctcacaatgttttataccatcaacctctccccattactcgtcactaagaaaggttttatgccaataattattttgcgtaataaccaatagtgtccactgcatttaaacaCCTTTCAATGCAAAGAAATTGctttcttgaaaaccatttagAAAAAGTATGAATACGGAAATCAGTGCAAAAGTGCACGGAGAAAGTCTTTtcaataatatattattttgttatgtagTGGCCATGCGACCTTCGGAAACAAAAGATCTCCACTTACGTCGTTTCTAGGTCATTTCACACGACCTGCTGTTGTTATTCTGTTATTCTATTTACTCAATCATTCTTCCGTGGTGTCCAAGTTGAACAAGGAATAACTTTGTGGggtcaaacaaaaaacacaagggcCTTCGCGCAAGCCAAACTTTACTCGGCTAATAAACtttaaattaatatattttGAACTATGATTTTTGGGAAGTGTTGTTCGGAGgtcaaagggaaggtacacgtttggtaattacacaaaacaaatattaacttaaaaattgacttggtaacgccgagcattggagagctgttgattgtataaaacattgtgggaaacgactccctctgaagtattgtagtttttgaaaaagaggtaatttcacactaaaataataaaagacttctagctggaagtcttttattcctatccgaaagcacacaaattcgtccaagcaagggtgttttttctttcatcattttctcgcaacttcgatgaccaattgagcccaaatttgcacaggcttgttattttatgcttatgatgggatacaccaagtgagaacactgatctttgacaattaccaaacgtgtacagtgcctttgtAAAAAATCTGCAAGGAAAAGAAAAAGGAGGTTTATATACAATGTACTCATGACTTGTAACCTACGTCGGATTTAACTGGGAATCTTCAGAAAAACCATGTAGGCCATGTAAAATGATGTGAGGTTCAAAGGTGATTATAGTCATGAGCTCGTCTCTGGCATAATTCACGTGTTATTTTAAGCTGATGATGGGATGTGAGGTTCAAAGGTGCGGACAGGGTAGGCGGGTGTAAGTGCGGTGCGCGTCGTCGGGTGTCGTCTTCTGTTGCTTGTTATTTTACTCTACATCTTAGAAATGGTATACCTAAGTGACAGCATTGTAGTTCGCTTTTAATTTTAATGgccaactgtttttttttaatgttttttttaatgaaaatgttATCGTGGTAGACcgtaaataaataatcaaatgcAAAAACTTAATGCTTCCCGCATTTTACCTGgcaattatttattaaattcaTTAGGACATGTATTGGTCCGGTTCCTGATCGAACATCAATGCATTGTTCACCTGTAGGACAACTGCACTGCAACATACGGGTGCTAATGTCGTCACACTAAACCCAAGATCTTGGCGTCAATTTAAACACCCCTGTTTGAACCCGGATTCTCCACGCTTGGCAGCACAGTGCACTGTATACAAAATGTATTGAAGAGTGGTTGTTTTGGTTAAGGTCAGACCATGAAGGTCAGACTTTCCACTTAAAAGCACACTAATTGTGTGTAAGGTTGTTTGGTATAAAACCCTAAACCTACGCAGTGACAATCAAGAGTTTGGTGACTAACTGAAGCTGTCAACTTGATAACATCTGTGTTGTGTTAAACAGGTAGGCTGTTTGTTTTAATCCTCCATAATAAGTACTTCtgtgccgtcgatttcacaaaactcttcctaacttaagattattaatcttatgacttaggacgagtcccaaccctacaCTGTAGTATGCATACATTAAGATTAATCCTCAGTTAGGAcgatttactcgtcctaagatttactggtcctaactcgagataagacgagtcctaactctttgtgaaatcgaccccctgaTTGTTCAATGGATGTTGTAGTTATTATTACATTACGTGTGCCTACAATTTTAAAAGAAGGTAGTGGTACTTGAAGTTATTACTCTCCTTAAGTTTGAGCATTGAGGAAAACTTGAGCAACCTCGGCCCCTGTAGAGTGATTGCAAAGTGCATACCAAACTGCAACCAGACTGTAACCATGGTTTAGTAAATGCATaagatagttaatggcctgacttttgtttgtttgtttgtttgttggtttgtctgtctgtctgtctgtctgtctgtctgtctgtctgtctgtctgtctgtctgtctgtctgtctgtctgtctgtctgtctgtctgtctgtctgtctgtctgtctgtctgtctgtctgtctgtctgtctgtctgtctgtctgtctgtctgtctgtctgtctgtctgtctgtctgtttgtttgtttgttaacaataacaacaataaaacagtATGTATATCGCGCAATACGATTTAGCATTCCTCGAAGCgcttaacagcaaaatgaaagcattataagaaaacaaaaactcggAGTATACTCTCTTTTTAAAGCTAAATTTTAACCCTTTTTTCTGGGGGTGGTATGGgatgttagtttgtgtttttggttgttttggTGTTCATAATGGCAGAACAGAACTGGATCGTTATCAAATCATAACCGTTCAATTTGCCTTTCGTTGATTTTGTCGTGACTAGTGCAAACAAATTCTCCGAAACTTGATCCACGTAAACGGTTCTATTATGTTGATGGATGAATGGGACCGCTGACACAAATCGCAAATTTTAACTATAATTTTGATAACACCTTTCTTCttcatttgcttttgttgttgttgctgttgtttacGTCTGCGGCAGAGGATCGAGTTGCAAGCCATGGCTGTGTTCCGTTCAATCGTCGTCTTCGTGACTCTCTGCACGAGTGTAACATGTTGTCCGAAACAACCCGACCAGCCTGAGGATACGTAAGTTTCATTTAACTTCAAAGACACTGAACATTATTGGTAACAGTCAagtaccagtattctcacttagtgtatctcagcatatgcataaaataacaaacctgtgaaaatttgaggtcaattggtcgttgaagttgcgagataataatggaagaaaaaacacacttatgtgctttcagatgcttgatttcgagacctcaaaatctaattctgaggtctcgaaatcaaattcgtggaaaattacttatttctcaaaaacttaatacttcagagtgagccgtttctcacaatgttttttactatcaacctctccccatttctcgttaccaattaaggtcttattctaataattattttgagtgatcacactgcctttaaaggtaggtagaaactgaaaataaataGTCAACTTGTGGGCCAACCAGGTTTTAAGCTTATCTGAGTGTTTAGCTTATCTGTGTTTTAAACCGGTGTGGTATCGACTTTTCGAACATTAGACTCATCTTCAGGAGTTTtctgagccaacactcccacaaaagagatctacacacatggttgtaccaacAAGTTTGCTAATTAATAGTTTCTTATTTTGTATTCACACCATGgaaaaatttcaaataatactAACTTTACAGGCACTGcaaccgatttcacgaaactcgtCCTATACCTCAGGATGGGTTCATTGCGAATTGCCTCCaaacgtctttggatacggaacttcaCTCTTCCCAAGTCCtaatttttatgttattttcaaattggGAAGAGTTGGTGAATTCGACGGCGGGACACATTTACTAATAATGCCAATATTCTCgttttgtgtatcccaacatatgcataaaagtaacaaacttgtgatgggttcagttggtcatcgaaactgcaagagaaaaaaagaaggaaaaaaaatgctatatgtgtgctttcagatccacaataaaagacttcagctgaagtaatttattattaaattgagtgagaaattacctcaccATAATTTGGAAACTCTTTTCTTTTCCTGTTTATTAGTAGTTTATAATTATTTCCCTGTATTTTCAGCTGCTGCCAGCAGTGGAGTTCTGGCTCAAGGATGGAGCCCGCCCTCTATAGCACCATGGGGACAGGTCCATCGAGCCATGCGTCGTCCGTGGTGTGTTTCTTCTACAAAAATTCAGCTTGTGTGGTGTGCACGACCGGTAACAagtaagattaaaaaaaaaaaaaaaatgcaagggtcgtgggttcgaataccacccgagtaatatgcctgtgatatttcttcacaggactcggggaagaacttagtatacagtgctaacacacatcgacgatgggtaaaaaccaaaattaatattctttatccccgatgcaaatttagcatctattaaaaaggaacacgttgccttggatccgacgagttggtctataaaaagcgttttaaaccgtttgttatgaaatgcatatatggttagaaagatattttaaaagtagaatataatgatccacacaagtatcactcaaaattgcacgttttcattttacgtcgcaaacaaacacggtcggccatttatgggagtcaaaaatttgactctcacaaa encodes the following:
- the LOC139949182 gene encoding uncharacterized protein — encoded protein: MTVFRATRRLIWAFVAVFLTTSDACPSYHHPHSTTQVPSTSPVPDTPENTCCLGLVGTRDEPSEFSNLGSSPSDNPSSTVCYYYKASNCMVCQGPSLQEKKCCTQPLPVGDVTNIIANEYLIPVFTIGSGGYELHPLQLDGTYSLPGENGFDWSINTATSSSQLGVTVLNDNSCWDDMRSVIDEGSFLNDFFEFRGFLYVVD